The Blastocatellia bacterium region GCCTGGCCGTAGGGATCGCTCTCGGCGGTCACGGCATAGCGTCGCGCCGCCTTCTTCACCTGCAAGGGAAGCGTCTCGTAGGTTTGACGCATTTCATCAATTTCTTCCGGGGTAGGCATCGTCACGGTGATGGTGCAGGTGGCTTCTCCGTCAGGAGTCTCAGCCCGAAGCTCCAGGGTCGTCCAGTTATTGTGACTGTCCGTGCGGATCGGGCGGGCCTCACAGGTTACACCCCCTTGCGAGAGCGTGGCCGTCAAATCCCCCACCGCGGGAAGCCGCGTTCGATCGGTCCAGACGAAATATTCACACTTCATCGCCGAATTGTCGTCTCCTTTGTCGTTCCGGTGATCGGATCATATCCGTGCGATGTTTTGCGCTCATCCGTCTGTCGCTTGGATTGTATTCAAGACGTTCGTATTTTGCAACCGGAGAATTCCTGTTGCCAACGGCAGTGGCGGGTGCTACACTGACGAACGACATAACCCGTCAAGAGGCGTGAGATGACACCGTCAGCTCATCCCTCGAAACAGGTTATGGGCTGATTTTTTTTACGGGCCGCGCGAGCGGCCCGGCAAAAGGAGAGAGAAAGAATGGCAGCAAGAGCCGAAAAAGGAAGCGTCGTACGCGTCCATTACACCGGGCGCCTGAGAGACGGTTTCATCTTCGACACCTCACGGGGAAGCGAGCCGCTGGAGTTCGTCATCGGCAGCGGGATGGTCATCCCGGGCTTTGAGCGGGCGCTCCTCGGGATGCAGGCGGGCGAGAAAAAGACGGTCGAGATTCAGCCGGAAGAGGCCTACGGCCCCTATATCGAAGAATTCGTCAAAGAAGTTCCCCGCGCCGATCTGCATGTTGACTTCCCCCTGGAGGAGGGGATGACGCTGGAACTGCATACGGAATCGGGACGGGTGATTCCCATTACAGTGACCCGCGTCACTAACGACACGGTCACACTCGATGCCAATCACCCCCTGGCCGGTCAGACCCTCATCTTTGATATCGAGGTGGTTTCCGTAAGCTGAGTCTGTCGCCGGAATCTACGGAGGGGAGGGAATATTCGCCCCGAATGTTCCCTCCGGATATACGGCGCAGCTCAGTCCGTTGCCAGGACCCGTCGTCCCTCGATCTTATATTTTCCGCTCACGACCAGAGCAACGGCTTCCGGGTAGATGCGGTGTTCCTGGCTGAGAATCCGGGCCGAGAGAGACTCCACGGTATCGTCGTCGAAGACCGGCACGACGGCTTGAGCGATGATCGGACCATGATCCACGTCTTCGTCAACAAAGTGGACGGTGCAGCCGGTGTATTTGACGCCGTATTCAAGAGCCTGCCGCTGTGCCTCCAGGCCGGGGAACGCGGGCAGCAGTGACGGATGGATGTTCAGCACCCGTTGAGGGAACTGGCTGAGGAAATAGGGGCTGAGCACGCGCATATATCCCGCCAGACACACCAGGCCGACTCCCCGCTTTTTCAGTTCGGCGACGACACGGCGTTCGTGCTCCTCACGGCTGAGACCTTGATGGCTGATGACGAGCGTCTCCACGCCGTGTTCTCGCGCCCTCTCCAGTCCCGCGGCTTTCTCCGTATTGCTAATGACGACGGCGACTTCCGCATTCACCTTGCCCTGTTCCACAGCCTCGATAAGGGCCAGCATGTTGGAGCCGCGCCCGGAGATGAGAATACCCAGTTTCGTTTTCTCGCTCATGATCCTCGGACTCTTGCGCGGTGGCGCTCATGGAGGGGTGAGGCGCACTGTTCGATCCCCCTCGATAACCTGCCCAATACGGTAGCACGCCTCTCCACGAGCGCGGAATGAATCAAGAATGAGGTCGCTCTGAGCGGGATCGGCGATGATCACCAGACCGATCCCCATATTAAACGTCCGGTACATCTCCATCAGATCAAGCTGGCCCAATCGCTCCAGAAGAGCGAAAATGGGCAAAACGGGCCAGCTCCCCAAGTGAATCTCGACGGCGCATCCGTCGGGGAGAATGCGGGGGATGTTCTCCAGGAAGCCTCCTCCGGTGAGATGGGCGAGCCCTTTGATCCACCCCTTGTCGAGCAGAGGCGATAAAGGCGGCAGATAATTTCGGTGGGGTTTCAAAAGTTCCTGACCGACCGTGCACCCGAGTTCTGCGACGAATGTGTCCACCGTCCACCCGGCCACGTCAAAGAGAAGTTTTCGCGCCAGAGAGTAGCCGTTCGTGTGCAGTCCCAGTGAGGGCAAACCCAGGACACGATCTCCGGGACGGATCTGTCGCCCGTCAATGATCCGCCCTCGCTCGACGATGCCGACGATGAATCCCGCCAGATCGTACTCCCTCGGAGCATAGACATCGGGCATCTCCGCCGTTTCACCTCCGATGAGCGCGCAGCCAGATTCCCGACAGCCCGCCACCAGCCCCCGGACGATCTCAGCGACGGTTTCGGGAACGAGCTTGCCCATCGCAATGTAATCGAGGAAAAAGAGCGGTCGCGCTCCCTGGACGAGAATGTCGTTGACGCAGTGTGCGACAAGATCATAGCCCACGGTGTGATGGATCCCCGTAGCCACGGCAATTTTCAGCTTGGTTCCCACTCCATCAACGCTCGAGACGAGAACCGGATCACGCCAGGACGAAAACTCCGCGCGAAAGAGCGCACCAAATCCCCCAATGTCCGACAGGACATTCTCGCTGAAGGTTTCACGG contains the following coding sequences:
- the purM gene encoding phosphoribosylformylglycinamidine cyclo-ligase; this translates as MTYSDAGVNIDRATLAKQEIKRLVRETFSENVLSDIGGFGALFRAEFSSWRDPVLVSSVDGVGTKLKIAVATGIHHTVGYDLVAHCVNDILVQGARPLFFLDYIAMGKLVPETVAEIVRGLVAGCRESGCALIGGETAEMPDVYAPREYDLAGFIVGIVERGRIIDGRQIRPGDRVLGLPSLGLHTNGYSLARKLLFDVAGWTVDTFVAELGCTVGQELLKPHRNYLPPLSPLLDKGWIKGLAHLTGGGFLENIPRILPDGCAVEIHLGSWPVLPIFALLERLGQLDLMEMYRTFNMGIGLVIIADPAQSDLILDSFRARGEACYRIGQVIEGDRTVRLTPP
- a CDS encoding peptidylprolyl isomerase, with protein sequence MAARAEKGSVVRVHYTGRLRDGFIFDTSRGSEPLEFVIGSGMVIPGFERALLGMQAGEKKTVEIQPEEAYGPYIEEFVKEVPRADLHVDFPLEEGMTLELHTESGRVIPITVTRVTNDTVTLDANHPLAGQTLIFDIEVVSVS
- the purN gene encoding phosphoribosylglycinamide formyltransferase: MSEKTKLGILISGRGSNMLALIEAVEQGKVNAEVAVVISNTEKAAGLERAREHGVETLVISHQGLSREEHERRVVAELKKRGVGLVCLAGYMRVLSPYFLSQFPQRVLNIHPSLLPAFPGLEAQRQALEYGVKYTGCTVHFVDEDVDHGPIIAQAVVPVFDDDTVESLSARILSQEHRIYPEAVALVVSGKYKIEGRRVLATD